From Neobacillus sp. PS2-9, the proteins below share one genomic window:
- a CDS encoding carbon-nitrogen family hydrolase, which yields MKLNISCIQMDIAFGNPYENYHSAERLIEKAMETKPDILVLPELWTTGYDLTRLDKIADDQAKQTIQFLQEAAKKYQVHFVGGSVANRNDSGVKNTLIIINKEGQLVHQYSKLHLFKLMDEHLYLEAGTEKGLFQLENRHFAGVICYDIRFPEWIRTHTSHGAEALFVVAEWPEPRLAHWRALLISRAIENQCYVVACNRSGSDPNNKFAGHSMIIDPWGKVIAEAGDEEEILSAELNMDLVKDIRKQIPIFADRKPEYYR from the coding sequence ATGAAATTAAACATATCTTGTATACAAATGGATATCGCCTTTGGTAATCCATATGAAAACTATCATTCTGCTGAAAGACTGATTGAAAAAGCAATGGAAACTAAGCCTGACATTCTCGTCTTACCTGAACTCTGGACCACCGGATATGACTTAACACGACTTGATAAAATTGCAGATGACCAAGCGAAACAAACGATTCAGTTTCTACAGGAGGCAGCAAAAAAATACCAAGTTCATTTCGTTGGAGGATCTGTTGCAAACCGCAATGATAGCGGAGTAAAAAATACTTTGATTATCATAAACAAAGAAGGCCAGTTGGTTCACCAATATAGTAAATTACATTTGTTTAAGCTTATGGATGAGCATTTATATTTAGAGGCTGGTACAGAAAAAGGGTTATTCCAATTAGAAAATCGTCATTTTGCGGGAGTCATTTGTTATGACATCCGTTTTCCTGAATGGATACGCACCCATACTTCTCATGGTGCGGAAGCACTATTTGTGGTCGCAGAATGGCCTGAACCTCGGTTAGCACATTGGCGGGCCTTACTAATTTCTCGAGCAATCGAAAATCAATGTTATGTTGTTGCCTGCAACCGGTCAGGAAGTGATCCAAATAACAAATTTGCTGGTCACAGTATGATTATTGACCCTTGGGGAAAAGTGATTGCAGAAGCTGGGGATGAAGAGGAAATTCTATCTGCAGAATTAAACATGGATCTTGTTAAAGATATCCGCAAACAAATCCCTATCTTCGCAGATAGAAAGCCAGAATACTATCGTTAG
- the mtnK gene encoding S-methyl-5-thioribose kinase, producing the protein MSLLKQTTYKPLTEASAIELSINLNIFSEKANLSCKEIGDGNLNLVFHLVDQDSGKSIIIKQALPYAKVVGESWPLTLKRAKIEAEALKTFGQIAPNFVPQVYYTDDVLAVTVMEDLSHLLIARTGFIKGATYPLISKHLGEYLARTLFFTSDYALTPAEKKAKVQQFINPELCKITEDLIFTDPFLDAETNEFESDLRPVVEALWQDEELKFQVTVLKRSFLTEAESLLHGDLHTGSVFADDFETKVIDPEFAFYGPAGFDIGQVFANLLFQVIVNVPKRELFITHIETVWNVFEEQYSQLWNTENKEPLAKTPSFLRFQLAKFFEDTIGFAGCELIRRTIGLAHVADLDGVEDEQTRLAAKRHSLELGKILVKQRKEIKDLTAFIRTVREGF; encoded by the coding sequence ATGAGTCTACTAAAACAGACAACGTACAAACCTTTAACTGAAGCATCTGCTATCGAATTATCAATAAATTTAAATATTTTCTCTGAAAAAGCAAACTTATCTTGTAAGGAAATTGGTGATGGCAATCTTAACCTTGTATTCCACTTGGTTGATCAAGATTCAGGGAAAAGTATCATTATCAAACAAGCTCTCCCTTATGCAAAAGTCGTGGGTGAAAGCTGGCCATTAACACTTAAAAGGGCGAAAATTGAAGCAGAAGCCTTAAAAACTTTTGGTCAGATTGCTCCAAATTTCGTACCACAGGTATATTACACAGATGATGTTTTAGCTGTTACTGTAATGGAGGACTTATCCCATCTCTTAATTGCTAGAACAGGATTTATAAAAGGTGCGACCTATCCCCTCATTTCTAAACATTTAGGTGAGTACCTGGCTAGAACTTTATTTTTCACCTCAGATTATGCGCTAACTCCAGCGGAGAAAAAGGCAAAAGTACAACAATTTATTAACCCAGAGCTATGCAAGATTACTGAGGATTTAATTTTTACAGATCCATTTTTAGACGCAGAAACAAATGAATTTGAATCTGACCTCCGACCAGTAGTGGAAGCTCTTTGGCAGGACGAGGAGCTAAAGTTTCAAGTTACTGTTTTAAAAAGAAGTTTCTTAACAGAAGCGGAATCACTTCTTCATGGAGATCTGCATACAGGAAGTGTCTTTGCCGACGATTTCGAAACAAAAGTAATTGATCCTGAATTTGCTTTTTACGGACCTGCCGGTTTTGACATTGGTCAAGTTTTTGCTAATTTACTCTTCCAAGTCATTGTGAATGTGCCAAAACGTGAATTGTTTATCACTCATATTGAAACTGTTTGGAATGTCTTTGAAGAACAATATTCACAATTATGGAATACGGAAAACAAAGAACCATTAGCTAAGACCCCTTCATTCTTACGCTTTCAGCTGGCTAAATTCTTTGAGGATACAATCGGTTTTGCTGGGTGCGAGTTGATCAGAAGAACCATCGGACTCGCCCATGTAGCGGATTTGGATGGAGTTGAGGATGAGCAAACAAGATTAGCAGCGAAGCGTCATTCTTTAGAACTTGGAAAAATCCTTGTCAAACAGAGAAAAGAAATAAAAGACCTCACTGCTTTCATTCGTACAGTCAGAGAAGGATTCTAG
- a CDS encoding metalloregulator ArsR/SmtB family transcription factor, which translates to MQLNRLVAFYKTMGDPTRVRIVALLAKGPLHGQAIAGKLGLTAPTITHHLKKLREIHVVYERRDKNTIYFYLNESMIKQQAQVLTQLLEKKGEELGNMVESSLERQKVLENFFTKDGKLKSIPAQRKKKLIVFEHIVKGLKAGKKYEEKELNEYIKQFHDDYATIRREFIINHYMYRENSIYELNPEEMWAKPQ; encoded by the coding sequence ATGCAGCTAAACCGTTTAGTAGCGTTTTATAAAACAATGGGTGATCCAACGAGAGTCAGGATCGTTGCTCTTTTAGCTAAGGGTCCTCTTCATGGTCAGGCGATTGCAGGTAAACTAGGATTAACGGCACCAACCATCACACATCACTTGAAAAAACTGAGGGAAATTCATGTGGTATATGAAAGAAGAGATAAAAATACGATTTACTTCTATTTAAATGAATCTATGATTAAACAACAAGCACAAGTATTAACGCAGTTACTTGAGAAAAAAGGAGAGGAGTTGGGGAATATGGTGGAATCTAGTTTAGAAAGACAAAAAGTTCTTGAGAATTTCTTTACTAAAGATGGGAAATTAAAAAGCATTCCTGCTCAGAGGAAGAAGAAATTAATCGTCTTTGAACATATCGTAAAAGGGTTAAAAGCAGGTAAAAAATACGAAGAAAAAGAATTAAACGAGTATATCAAACAATTCCATGATGATTATGCAACTATACGGCGGGAATTCATAATCAATCATTACATGTATCGGGAAAATAGTATATACGAACTAAACCCAGAAGAAATGTGGGCAAAACCACAATAA
- a CDS encoding thiamine pyrophosphate-dependent enzyme: MATLDDKLTTQAMAEQISTFESGNEMAAMAAAQINYHIMGYFPITPSTEVAQFLDQMKTRGEHDIKLIPADGEHGSAGICYGAAATGARVFNATSANGLLYMIEQLPVQSGTRFPMVMNLVTRSVSGPLDIRGDHSDLYYALNTGWVILTAKTPQAVYDMNIMALKIAEHSKVRLPVIVAYDGFFTSHQKRRVEFFKDRRVVQQFVGECPTDYNFARDPKKPVTIGAHMSGDDFINNHFQQSEAMYNAGEVFKEVAAEYAKLSGREYPVLDLYKMEDAEVALFLLNSAAESAKDVVDQLRAKGIKAGVISPNIIRPFPAKEIREALKNVKSLLIGERADSYGANGPNLTHEVKSALQDDRNNQTIVLSRVFGLGGKDFYASDAEKFFEMAIDTMEKGYAEKPFDYYGHIPGNPEKILKPVILPQHGDVYKSGLIDVKMDEETNKLKVKIPPLRALTGKPKRIASGHGACPGCGIFAGLELFFKGIEGDIVTLFQTGCAYVTTTAYPHTSHKQTMMHNLFQNGAATLSGTVEAFMELKRRGEIQVSDDATFVMITGDGGMDIGMGSAIGTALRGHKLIMLEYDNEGYMNTGSQMSYSTPIGHMTSTSGVGKTQRGKAFHHKDTAQIMASTNIPYVFTGSEAFPQDLIKKGAKAQWYAQNVGTVYGKLLITCPLNWKSDDRYGATIIEAAVNSCFFPLYEVEQGVTTITYNPEEKNKRIPLADWLKYMGKTKHLLKDENKPILEDFEAEVEKRWQRLKAKHESPML, encoded by the coding sequence ATGGCAACTTTAGATGATAAATTAACAACTCAAGCGATGGCCGAACAAATTTCAACTTTTGAATCAGGTAATGAAATGGCTGCAATGGCTGCAGCTCAAATCAACTATCATATCATGGGGTATTTCCCAATTACACCATCTACTGAGGTAGCGCAATTTCTAGACCAAATGAAAACTCGTGGCGAGCATGATATTAAATTAATCCCTGCAGATGGTGAGCATGGTTCAGCGGGTATTTGCTATGGTGCTGCTGCTACTGGTGCTCGCGTATTTAATGCGACAAGTGCAAATGGATTACTATATATGATTGAACAGCTTCCTGTACAATCAGGTACTCGTTTCCCAATGGTAATGAATTTAGTTACACGTTCTGTCAGTGGTCCACTTGATATTCGTGGAGACCACTCTGACCTTTATTATGCATTAAACACTGGCTGGGTTATTTTAACAGCCAAAACACCGCAAGCTGTCTATGATATGAATATTATGGCACTAAAAATTGCCGAGCATTCAAAGGTACGCTTACCAGTTATTGTAGCGTATGATGGATTCTTCACTTCACATCAAAAGCGTAGGGTAGAATTCTTCAAGGATCGTCGCGTTGTTCAACAGTTTGTTGGGGAGTGCCCAACAGATTACAATTTTGCTAGAGACCCTAAAAAACCAGTTACCATTGGTGCACATATGAGCGGTGATGATTTTATTAATAATCATTTCCAGCAATCCGAAGCCATGTATAATGCTGGTGAGGTATTTAAAGAAGTAGCTGCTGAATATGCGAAACTATCTGGTAGAGAATACCCAGTTCTTGACTTATATAAAATGGAAGATGCAGAAGTGGCGTTATTTTTATTAAATTCCGCAGCTGAATCAGCTAAGGATGTCGTTGATCAGCTCCGTGCAAAGGGAATTAAGGCAGGAGTCATTAGTCCGAATATTATCCGCCCATTCCCTGCGAAGGAAATTCGTGAAGCACTTAAAAACGTGAAATCGTTATTAATTGGGGAACGTGCCGATTCATATGGAGCTAATGGTCCGAATTTAACACATGAAGTGAAATCTGCTCTTCAAGATGACCGTAATAATCAAACAATTGTTTTAAGTCGTGTTTTCGGTCTTGGAGGAAAAGATTTCTATGCAAGTGATGCTGAGAAATTCTTTGAAATGGCTATCGATACGATGGAGAAAGGCTACGCCGAAAAACCATTTGATTACTATGGCCATATTCCAGGTAACCCTGAAAAGATCCTTAAGCCGGTTATTTTACCGCAACATGGAGATGTATATAAATCCGGTCTAATCGATGTGAAAATGGATGAGGAAACCAATAAGTTAAAAGTGAAAATCCCACCGCTTCGGGCTCTTACTGGTAAACCAAAGAGAATCGCTTCTGGTCATGGAGCTTGTCCAGGATGTGGAATTTTTGCCGGCCTTGAGCTATTCTTCAAAGGGATAGAAGGAGATATTGTTACTCTATTCCAAACAGGTTGTGCTTATGTTACAACAACCGCTTATCCGCATACATCTCATAAGCAAACGATGATGCACAACTTGTTCCAAAATGGCGCTGCAACCTTATCAGGTACAGTGGAGGCTTTCATGGAATTAAAACGCCGTGGTGAGATTCAAGTATCAGATGATGCTACGTTTGTTATGATTACAGGAGATGGCGGTATGGACATCGGAATGGGATCTGCAATCGGTACTGCTCTTCGTGGACATAAATTGATTATGCTCGAATATGATAATGAAGGTTACATGAATACAGGCTCTCAAATGTCCTATTCTACACCAATTGGCCATATGACAAGTACATCTGGAGTTGGTAAGACACAGAGAGGAAAAGCCTTCCATCATAAGGACACGGCTCAAATTATGGCTTCAACTAATATTCCTTACGTATTTACAGGTTCAGAAGCGTTCCCACAAGACCTTATCAAAAAGGGTGCAAAAGCACAGTGGTATGCGCAAAATGTCGGAACGGTGTATGGAAAACTTCTAATCACTTGTCCACTTAACTGGAAATCTGATGACCGTTACGGTGCAACAATCATTGAAGCGGCTGTAAATTCCTGCTTCTTCCCACTTTATGAAGTAGAGCAAGGAGTTACAACGATTACGTATAACCCAGAAGAAAAGAACAAACGAATTCCACTGGCTGATTGGTTAAAATATATGGGTAAAACTAAACATTTGCTAAAAGATGAAAACAAGCCAATCTTAGAAGATTTTGAAGCAGAAGTAGAAAAAAGATGGCAGCGTTTAAAAGCTAAACACGAAAGTCCAATGCTATAA